The DNA region GTGCGATAAAGGATAGCCGATTAAACCGTACGTTTTCATAAGTGATATTTACGTCATTGCGAGGTACGAAGCAATCTTAATGCGATAAATAAATGTAGATTGCTTCGTACCTCGCAATGACGAATTTTTATTTCAGCTCATTTAAGAAATAATCAAAAGTATCGCCCCTTAAGCCTAAACGGATTGTTTCTAACGGAATAACCTCCGCCGGTGCAATGTTGCCCAGGTTTACGTTCGTTCCAATTAATTTAATAAACCAAACCTGCTGCTCTTTTTGTGGTGCTTCCCAAATAATTGTTTCATTAGGAATCTGAGTTAATATTTCGTCTACCAGGCCTTCCCTCACTTCGCCACTGCCGCGGTAAATGCCAACATTACCGCCCTCGCGAGCTTCCGCAATAACTTTCCATGAGCCAGCCTGAATTTCCGATTGCATTAGTTTAATCCATTTGTAAGGTGCAAATATCTTCGCGGCGTCCTTACTTCCAACTTCCGAAATTACGGTAACCTGTTGGGCCAGTTCGCTAATATAACGGCATTTAATATCGTGTTCAATCTCTATAGAGCCGTCAGAAACCTCCGCGTATTCCATTCCATACTGGTCTAAAACACGTTGATAATCTGTAAATTGATCACGGATGATAAAAGCCTCAAATAATGTTCCCCCGAAATAGGTGGGGATGCCTGCACTTTTATATAAAGCTAATTTTTCTTTGAGGTTTGGAGTAACATGCGATGTTGCCCAACCTAATTTTACGATATCTGTATGTACGCCAGCTACTTCTATAAAATCTTCCACTTGGCGTAGGCTTAATCCCTTGTCCATAACCATTGTTAAGCCGTTTTGGCGTGGTTTAGATGGACGTTCAGGAACGTTTTTTAATGGGTAATTCATATGCGTACAAAAGTGAAAAAAATTTTGAGATTTATTAGTTAAATTTTTTTCACAAGGCTGTTACCTGATAAATCGGTTTATAACGTTAATAATGGCGCTGTTATCTTGCAATTGGGGTAAATACTCGAATAAAATGTAATGCTTATCAGGATCGGTTGTCAACGCAGTTTCGAGGTAACCCAGCGCATCTGCATAATTGCCAAGTGCAAATAAATAGGCCACCATGCGGTAATAAAGCTCGGCCGCCTCCGGATTATTTTTAATTGCCTGCGCCATTGTTTCCGACGCCTCCAGCAATTTTCCCTGCTCATAAAGCACCGTACTAAAGTCGAGCCAGGCCTCAATATCAAGCGGATTGTATTCTATAACCTTTTCATAAGCCGTGATCGATTCCTCAATTTGACCCAGCTTATAATAGGCATCCGCCATCGCGAACCAAAAGTCGGCGTTTTCAGCCTCCAGGTCGATTGCTTTTTTATAAAAATGCAGCGATTCGAAATAGCGTTCCTCATGGTTAAGGGTTACACCGATGCCAAACCATGCATCTGCCATTTTTGGATCCATTTTGACCGATTTCTTGTAATAAGAACGGGCATCATCCATTTTTTCGAGCTTCTCGTAGCATTCGCCAATGGCGCAATACGTGTCCGCATTGGGCGGTTCATACTCGAAAGTCTGTTTATACACATCGATGGCCTCATCATATTTATCAAGCTGAACCAGGGCGTTTCCTTTATTAAAGTATGCCGAACTAAAATCTTCCTTAATTAAAATAGCGTAATCGTAGGCATCAATTGCTTTTTCGAAAAGATTGAGTTTATGAAAACTATTGCCCAGGTTATACCAGGCCGCATACGAGTACGGATCCGTATCGATGTATTGCTGATAAAACTTGATGCTTTCCTCCTGCTTGTCGAGCACATCGTAACAAAAGGCCAGTTCGTACAAACCGTCCTGATTTTCCATGTTCTGCTCCAAACTAAGCTTAATATAGGTAATTGCACTTTCATAATCGCCCATGCTTTGGTGCACATAAGCCATTTGCAACAAAATTTCATCGGTATTTTCGGCCAAACCGAGTGCTTTTTCGTAATTCTCAAGCGCCTCAGCAAAACGTTCGGTGTTTTGAAAAATGTTTCCACGAAGCAAATAAATATCTGGCTCCGATGGTTCAAGCAATTCGGCTTTTTGCAGCGCAATAAATGCTTGTTCGTTGTTGTTGGTTAAAATATAAAGATGCGCCTGTTTAATTAAGAAAACCGTGGCATAGGGATGTTGACTGATTGCAAAATCGATTACTTGCAGGGCCTTTACCGGATCATTTTTCTCTATATAAAAATCGACTATATATTCGAAGGCACCAGCGTCGAAAAAATACTGGTCTTGATTGCGCAGCATTTCTTCGTATCGCTCAACCGAGCGGTGTGCATCTTCGTTGGATTCAAAAAAGAATTCTTCTTCCATATCTATTACTATTAAAGAACCGCTACCTAGGCAGAAAATACATTATAATTTTAACGATTTTAATTAATCGTTTTATAAATAATTATTAACATCGATTGTTAAAAAAATCGTAAACGACTGAAAATAAAGCCAATTGAGTGCGATTAAAATGTGTAGATAATCAATCGTTTTTTCAACATCGCGGTTCCTTTCCTCTTCTTTCACAAAAATAGCATAATTTTATTTGCCTAACGTAATGAAGAAGTCATGAAAAAATACACCGTTTTAGCCATTCTCTTAACCTGCCTAAACACCGGTTTGTTTGCTCAAAATGAGGAAGCAGCCATTAAGCAGACGGTAAATAACTTGTTTATCGGGATGAAATCTGGAGATAGCACCATTGCCAGATCGGCCTTTGCCAACGATTGCATTATGCAAACCATTGTAAGCAAGAACGGAACAGCATCAGCTCGTACCGAGAATTTAAACCAATTCATCAAATTTATAGGCTCGGTTGCTAAAGATAAACTGGATGAGCGCATCGTGTTCACCAAAATTTTAATTGATGGCCCGCTTGCCGTTGTATGGACAGATTATAAGTTCTACCTGAACAATACATTTAGCCATTGCGGTGTAAACTCGTTTCAATTGGTAAAAGGAGCAAAAGGCTGGCGAATTGTTTACTTAATTGATACGAGGAGGAAAGATGAGTGTGAGGAGTAGGAATGGGCAATTGGCAAAGAGCATAGTCCAATGGACATATAGCTAAGTCCAACTTTAGATTCTTATTTCCCTTGTGTTTAAATAGTTTTTGGAAATGAATGGTTCCGCATCAATGGCGGCAGGCAGCCCCGCTAACCACCATAGTCCTCGCTTCTCCAAGGGCGCTATGGCGCTCGCTCTCTGTGGGCTATTGGCTCATATCGGGTTTAAAAACAACGTATCTGCGTGGCGGTCAAAAACACGGCTACATGGCATGCGCTTTATTACGGCATTTCCTCTTGATCAATTTTATATATTTGCGGAATAATCGAAAAAATGGATCAAGAAAAGCAAATTGCGGTAATTGGATTGGGTTACGTTGGTTTACCACTTGCCATAGCATTTGCGAAAAAATACCGTGTGGTCGGCTTCGATAAAAATGAAAGCAGGGTGGGTGAATTAAAGGCTTTGCATGACAATACTCAAGAGGCGAATATCGATGAATTGGCCTTTGTAACCCAAAACCAGTCAACATCATCAGGCTTAATGCTCAGTGCCAACCTGCCCGATATTGCTGCTTGTTCTATCTATATCGTCACCGTTCCAACTCCAATAGATCAACAAAAAACTCCCGATTTAAAACCACTTTTAGAGGCTAGTAAAATGCTGGGCATTGTTTTAAAAAAGGGCGATATCGTGATTTATGAATCTACAGTTTACCCGGGCTGTACCGAAGAAGATTGTGTGCCGGTTTTAGAGAAAATTTCGGGACTTAAATATAATATAGATTTCTTTTGTGGTTATTCGCCCGAGCGGATTAATCCCGGTGACAAGGTAAATACCCTCACCAAGATCAAAAAAGTCACGTCTGGCTCAACCGCTGAAACT from Pedobacter endophyticus includes:
- a CDS encoding tetratricopeptide repeat protein; this encodes MEEEFFFESNEDAHRSVERYEEMLRNQDQYFFDAGAFEYIVDFYIEKNDPVKALQVIDFAISQHPYATVFLIKQAHLYILTNNNEQAFIALQKAELLEPSEPDIYLLRGNIFQNTERFAEALENYEKALGLAENTDEILLQMAYVHQSMGDYESAITYIKLSLEQNMENQDGLYELAFCYDVLDKQEESIKFYQQYIDTDPYSYAAWYNLGNSFHKLNLFEKAIDAYDYAILIKEDFSSAYFNKGNALVQLDKYDEAIDVYKQTFEYEPPNADTYCAIGECYEKLEKMDDARSYYKKSVKMDPKMADAWFGIGVTLNHEERYFESLHFYKKAIDLEAENADFWFAMADAYYKLGQIEESITAYEKVIEYNPLDIEAWLDFSTVLYEQGKLLEASETMAQAIKNNPEAAELYYRMVAYLFALGNYADALGYLETALTTDPDKHYILFEYLPQLQDNSAIINVINRFIR
- a CDS encoding nuclear transport factor 2 family protein yields the protein MKKYTVLAILLTCLNTGLFAQNEEAAIKQTVNNLFIGMKSGDSTIARSAFANDCIMQTIVSKNGTASARTENLNQFIKFIGSVAKDKLDERIVFTKILIDGPLAVVWTDYKFYLNNTFSHCGVNSFQLVKGAKGWRIVYLIDTRRKDECEE
- a CDS encoding phosphosulfolactate synthase, encoding MNYPLKNVPERPSKPRQNGLTMVMDKGLSLRQVEDFIEVAGVHTDIVKLGWATSHVTPNLKEKLALYKSAGIPTYFGGTLFEAFIIRDQFTDYQRVLDQYGMEYAEVSDGSIEIEHDIKCRYISELAQQVTVISEVGSKDAAKIFAPYKWIKLMQSEIQAGSWKVIAEAREGGNVGIYRGSGEVREGLVDEILTQIPNETIIWEAPQKEQQVWFIKLIGTNVNLGNIAPAEVIPLETIRLGLRGDTFDYFLNELK